GTATCATGTTTGTGAAGTGTATTGGTTGTTCCGTTTTTTATTTGCAATATAGTAGCTTACGAGTAAACTATACCATATTCTAATAGTTGAGACTCATAACGTCATTATAGGAAGGTGCACTATGTATTCAGTTAATACTATTTGGGACAATATAGATAAAGTACGTGGCAGTGGCCCAATCGTCCATAGCATTACGAACTATGTTGTCATGAATTCTACCGCGAATGCTCTTCTCAGTGCGGGTGCCTCGCCAATAATGGCTCATGCAAAAGAAGAACTGGAAGAATTGATAAAAATATCCGGCTCTCTTGTTATAAATATTGGGACGTTGAGTGCCGATTGGATTGAAAGTATGCGGCTTGCAGCATCTATCGCAGCAGCAAACTATAAACCGGTTGTGCTTGATCCTGTAGGTGCCGGTGCATCCACTTTGCGTACGGAAACCTCACTAACTCTTCTTGAAGAGGGTGCCGTGTCGCTGGTGCGGGGTAATGCTTCAGAAATTATGGCACTTGCAGGCGCAGATGTTGCCACACGAGGTGTTGATTCCTGTAAAGACTCAAGTGAAGCAGAGATTAGTGCGAAAGCGCTAGCAAAAAAATATCGTTGTATAGTCGCTGTCTCCGGTTGCGTTGATGTAGTGACGGATGGCGAGACGGTTTATAACATAACTGGTGGAAGTGACTACATGCCTCTTGTTACCGGAATGGGATGTATTGCTACTGCAATCTGCGGTGCACATCTGGCAATCAGCGAAGATAGTTTTGC
The DNA window shown above is from Halodesulfovibrio marinisediminis DSM 17456 and carries:
- the thiM gene encoding hydroxyethylthiazole kinase translates to MYSVNTIWDNIDKVRGSGPIVHSITNYVVMNSTANALLSAGASPIMAHAKEELEELIKISGSLVINIGTLSADWIESMRLAASIAAANYKPVVLDPVGAGASTLRTETSLTLLEEGAVSLVRGNASEIMALAGADVATRGVDSCKDSSEAEISAKALAKKYRCIVAVSGCVDVVTDGETVYNITGGSDYMPLVTGMGCIATAICGAHLAISEDSFAAAVSGMGCMAAAGGLAEVASNGPGTFSVQFVDALHNVTENDISRLVEVRVV